Proteins from one Mesotoga infera genomic window:
- the mutL gene encoding DNA mismatch repair endonuclease MutL — MRIRELSSDVVRKIAAGEVVTGCFSVVKELVENSIDAGATAIEIEIKSGGKEYIMVKDNGRGMTREEASVAILPHTTSKIFSIEDLDSLLTFGFRGEALSTIASVSRMRLSTVSDTEEFGVALDIAGGDITGEKPLGGSNGSAIEVFDLLYNTPARRKFLKSASIEGRMVTEMVQRFILAFDKIDFTYSRDSQVIFDTRGLESVEARAALIYPGLSEKDLIPVSESSGEIKIRGFVTLPNRTRKNRMGENIFVNSRYVRQFELNYALERGFGETLQKGNFPFAVLFIDIDPQEVDVNIHPQKLEVKFASTASVLDQVKRAVRSAVKGAGHFTINVVHSEEDTAERSAERKDISDIDQEHLARDHGFKHSWRNQRVFDNSANESYTQSRFDRHLFRSFAPAEEREQSATKEKIGGAKASFIGVLGERYLIAESEDGLLLIDQHAAHERIIFEALKESKKISPQNLLMPLELNLERSKMDLIIAREETLKKLGFTFNFGDDKIIMVSIPQVIKTEGAIETLEEILDEMRLEGLETPERVFDNLLASISCKAAIRTGNKLDIGQAEVLFEELKEKNLLVCPHGRPISMVIRLEDLDRYFSR; from the coding sequence AACGGGATGCTTTTCCGTAGTGAAGGAACTGGTGGAAAACAGTATAGATGCCGGTGCAACGGCTATTGAAATTGAGATCAAATCGGGCGGAAAAGAATACATAATGGTAAAAGACAACGGAAGAGGGATGACCAGAGAAGAAGCGAGCGTTGCTATTCTGCCTCATACTACAAGCAAGATTTTCTCCATAGAGGATCTCGATTCTCTCCTTACATTCGGCTTCCGGGGAGAGGCTCTTTCAACGATAGCCTCGGTGTCGCGCATGCGGCTGTCAACCGTCTCAGATACAGAGGAATTTGGGGTAGCTCTCGACATTGCAGGAGGGGATATCACGGGAGAGAAACCTCTCGGCGGTTCGAATGGTTCTGCGATCGAAGTCTTCGATCTTCTCTATAACACGCCCGCGAGAAGGAAGTTCTTGAAATCCGCCTCAATTGAGGGTCGAATGGTAACTGAGATGGTTCAGAGGTTTATACTCGCATTCGATAAGATCGATTTCACTTATTCTCGGGATTCTCAAGTCATATTCGATACAAGGGGTCTTGAATCGGTCGAGGCAAGAGCTGCGCTTATCTATCCAGGGCTTTCTGAAAAAGACTTGATACCGGTTTCGGAAAGCTCGGGAGAAATAAAGATACGGGGTTTTGTTACACTCCCAAACCGCACAAGAAAGAATAGAATGGGTGAAAACATTTTCGTGAACAGCAGATATGTTAGGCAGTTCGAACTGAACTATGCTCTCGAGAGGGGCTTCGGAGAGACTCTTCAAAAGGGGAATTTCCCTTTTGCAGTTCTCTTTATCGATATCGATCCTCAGGAGGTCGATGTCAACATCCATCCACAGAAGTTAGAAGTGAAATTTGCCTCTACTGCATCCGTTCTGGATCAGGTGAAGAGGGCTGTGCGGTCTGCCGTTAAGGGCGCCGGTCATTTCACAATCAATGTGGTTCATAGCGAAGAGGATACCGCCGAAAGATCGGCTGAACGGAAAGACATCTCAGACATTGATCAGGAGCATTTAGCAAGGGATCACGGCTTCAAACACTCTTGGAGGAACCAGAGAGTCTTCGATAACAGTGCTAATGAATCGTACACACAGTCCAGATTCGATCGTCACCTTTTCAGATCATTTGCTCCTGCTGAAGAGCGCGAACAATCAGCAACCAAAGAAAAGATCGGGGGAGCAAAAGCAAGTTTCATTGGCGTTTTAGGAGAACGGTATTTGATTGCGGAATCCGAAGACGGTCTCTTGTTGATCGATCAGCATGCCGCTCACGAGCGGATCATCTTTGAGGCTCTAAAAGAAAGCAAGAAAATCTCCCCTCAAAACCTTCTCATGCCGCTTGAACTGAATCTCGAGAGGTCCAAAATGGATCTGATTATCGCGAGAGAGGAAACGTTGAAGAAGCTCGGGTTCACTTTCAATTTCGGCGATGATAAAATCATAATGGTATCCATTCCTCAAGTCATTAAGACGGAGGGTGCAATAGAAACTCTCGAGGAAATTCTCGACGAGATGAGGTTGGAAGGTCTTGAAACTCCCGAGAGGGTTTTCGATAATCTTTTGGCCTCTATATCATGTAAAGCGGCAATAAGAACTGGAAACAAACTTGACATAGGGCAGGCTGAAGTTCTTTTTGAAGAGTTGAAGGAGAAGAATCTTCTTGTGTGCCCCCATGGAAGACCAATATCCATGGTGATAAGACTGGAGGATCTGGACAGATATTTCTCCAGATAG